A region from the Abditibacteriota bacterium genome encodes:
- a CDS encoding helix-turn-helix transcriptional regulator, protein MINSIGVFLRKLRIDRRELLRDMANKLNVSSAFLSAVENGKKKFPDSWVEKLRIIYSLDDMQLSELRNAILESGDIVELSIRNKTRDCVNLAVTLARRFDSLDDETSKKIVELLDRRKED, encoded by the coding sequence ATGATAAACAGCATAGGAGTCTTTTTGAGAAAACTGCGAATAGACCGAAGGGAACTGCTTCGTGATATGGCAAATAAACTGAATGTCTCGTCTGCATTTCTTTCGGCAGTCGAAAACGGCAAAAAGAAGTTTCCGGATTCATGGGTTGAGAAACTGAGAATAATATACTCTCTGGACGATATGCAGCTGTCGGAATTGCGAAATGCTATTCTGGAATCAGGTGATATTGTTGAATTGAGCATTCGGAACAAGACCAGGGATTGCGTAAACTTGGCAGTTACCCTTGCCCGAAGGTTTGATTCTCTTGACGATGAAACCTCAAAAAAGATTGTAGAGCTTCTTGATAGAAGAAAGGAGGATTAG
- a CDS encoding peptidase: MELLDVLSELFDNFSYEIVPDNALPPETHAETDILTGHITIKESVYERACKGAGQDRMTVAHEIGHFFTICCCGFKMQRIFTNRKVKAYNDPEWQAKCFAGEFLIDHDLTRDLSPFEIVDECGVTLNAAWYQSRIRGKRGW; encoded by the coding sequence GTGGAACTGCTGGATGTACTGTCAGAACTATTTGATAATTTCAGTTATGAAATAGTTCCCGACAACGCTCTTCCTCCTGAAACACATGCAGAGACAGACATATTGACCGGTCATATAACTATCAAAGAAAGTGTTTATGAACGGGCTTGCAAAGGGGCGGGTCAGGACAGGATGACTGTTGCTCATGAAATCGGTCATTTCTTTACTATATGCTGCTGCGGTTTTAAGATGCAGCGCATTTTCACTAATCGGAAGGTTAAGGCATATAATGATCCTGAGTGGCAGGCAAAGTGCTTTGCCGGAGAGTTTTTGATCGACCATGACTTAACCAGAGATCTGTCTCCTTTCGAGATAGTTGACGAATGCGGCGTAACACTGAATGCGGCTTGGTATCAATCAAGAATCAGAGGAAAAAGGGGGTGGTAA